Within Acidimicrobiales bacterium, the genomic segment GTCGGCCACTTCGGCCCGCTGGAGCGTCCCGACGCCGACGCCGCCGCCGCATTCCGCTTCTTCGTCGAAGCGGCCGGGGCGAAGGCGGGGCGGTGACGCCGCCCCCCGCTGCCGGCCTGACCGTGTGGCTCACCGGGCTGCCGTCGTCAGGGAAGACCACGCTGGCCCATGGCATCGGCGAGCGGCTGCGGGCCGCCGGGCGGCGGGTCGAGGTCCTCGACGGGGACGTGGTGCGGGCCCGGCTGGCCCCCGAACTCGGCTTCTCGCGCCGGGACCGGGCCGAGAACGTGCGCCGCGTCGGCTACGTGGCCCACCTGCTCAGCCGCAACGGCGTGACGGTGGTCTGCGCCCTCGTCTCGCCCTACCGCGACGAGCGCCACGAGGTGCGCGCCCTGCACGACGGGCGCTTCCTCGAGGTCCACGTGGCGGCGCCGCTCGACGTCTGCGCCCAGCGCGACGTGAAGGGCCTCTACGCCCGGCAGCGCTCCGGCGAGCTGCGGGGGCTGACCGGCGTCGACGACCCCTACGAGGCGCCGGAGGCACCCGAGGTCGTCGTCCCGACCCACCGCCAGACCGTCGAGCAGTCCCTCGACGCCATCTGGGAGGCGATCGTCTCCCGGTCACCATGATCGTGCCGGCCGCCGGTGGCCCGGCGCTGTCGGTCGCCTCACTCGTCGACGAGGCCCGGGCCAGGTCCGGCTACCAGGGGGACGTGCCGTTCACGTCCACCCTCGAGTTGCTGGTGTCGTCGTGCGCCCGCTCGGCCCGCCTGTCGGCGACGGGGGCCCAGGTGCTGCGCCGGGCGGCGCTGCGTCACCTGCGCAACCTCTGCGACGTGCTCGCCCACGTCGACGCCTTCCCCGACACCCCGGCCCGGCCACTCCCCTCACCGGTGGTCGTCACCGGTCTGCCCCGGACGGGAACGACGTTGTTGCACAACCTGCTGGCGCTCGACCCGGCCCGGCGGCCGCTGTGGTTCTGGGAGGCGCTCAACCCGGTCCCCCCCGGGCCGTCGACGCCGACGGTCGACGAGCGCATCGCCCGGGCGGAGGCGTGGCTGGAGGCGTTCTACCGCATGGCGCCCGAGTTCCGGGCCATCCACCCGGCGTCGGCCACCGGGCCCGAGGAGTGCGACGCCCTGTTGCAGAACACCTTCGCCAGCCAGCACTTCGACGACATGTTCGATGCCGGGGAGTACTCGACCTGGCTGGGCCGGGCTCCGCTGGCGCGCGAGTACGACTTCTACGCCCTCCAGCTCCGGGCCCTGTCGGCGTCGTCTCCGCCGGGCGCCACGTGGGCCCTCAAGTCGCCCGGCCACCTCGGGCACCTCGACGCCCTCCTGGGCGCCCTCCCGGAGGCGACCGTGGTGGTCTGCCACCGCGACCCCCGCCAGGCGGTGGCTTCCTATGCCAGCCTCATCGCCACCGTGCGCCGCCCCTACACCGAGGAGCTGTCGCTCCCGGTCGTGGGGCGCCAGGCCCTGGCCCGGGCGGGCGAGGCGATGGAGCGGGCGCTGGCCGTGCGGGACGGCGCCGCCGGCCGCTTCGTCGACGTGCCGTACCGGCGCCTGGCCGACGACCCGCTCGGCGCCGTCGCCGCCGTCTACCGCGACCTCGGCCAGCCGCTCACCGACGAGGCGGTCGCCCGCATGCGGGGGTGGGTCGCCGAGAACCCCCGTCACCGGCACGGAGCCCACCGCTACGACCTGGCCCGGTTCGGCCTCACCGAAGGGACGGTGATGGAGGCGTTCGCGCCCTACCTGGAGCGCTTCGGCGACCTGGTCGACGGCTGAGCAGCCGCACCGGCGCCCGGAGGCCACTCCCCCTGGCGCAGGACGAACCGGCGCAGCTTGCCGGTGGGCGTGCGGGGCAGGGCGTCGACGAAGCGGACGCCGCGGGGCACCTTGAACGGCGCCAGCGTGGAGCGGGCCCTGGCCAGCAGCTCGGCCGAGACGTCGCCGGCGGGGGCGTCGTCGCGCCGGACCACGAAGGCGGTGAGCCGGGACGAGCCGTCGGGCCGCGCCACGGCGGCCACCGCCACCTCGGTCACGGCCGGGTGCCCGCCCAGGACCGCCTCGATCTCGACCGGCGACACGGAGATGCCCCCCACCATCTCCAGGTCGTCGGAGCGGCCGTGCAGGCGCACGAAGCCGTCGTCGGACATCTCCGCCCGGTCGCCCGTCACCAGCCACTCGCCCCGGCGGACGGAGCGTGTGGCGTCGGGTCGCCCCAGGTACTCGAGCAGGAGGGTGGGCCCGGCCACCCACAGGGACCCCACGCGCCCGGCGGGGAGGGGCTCGCCCCCGTCGTCGCGGACGCTCACCCGGTAGGGCGGGAGGGCTCGCCCCACCGTGCCCGGCCGCGACGACGTGAGCGTGTTGCTGGCGAACGTCTGGCCGACCTCGGTGGAACCCAGCCCGTCGAGGACGGGGCAGCCCAGCAGGTCGCGAGCCCGCTCGGCGAGGGTCGGAGCCAGGCGTTCCCCGGCCGAGACGGCGGCCCGCAGCGAGCCCACGGCGCCCGAGCGCCCCGTCGCCACCAGGTGGGCGTAGAACGTCGGCACGGCGAACAGCAGGCTCACCCGGTGCGCCTCGACCAGGTCGGCGACGAGGTCGGGGCGGGGCTGTCCCGGCACCAGGACGGCCCGGCATCCGGCGAACAGGGGGAAGAAGAGGGCGTTGCCCAGCCCGTAGGCGAAGTACAGCTTGGACACCGACAGCACGACGTCGCCGCGGTCGATGGCGAGCGCGGGTCGGGCGAATGCGTCGAAGTACACGGCCGGGTGGCCGTGGGCGTGGACGGCGGCGCGGGGCGTGCCCGTCGTGCCCGACGTGTACTGGGCGTAGGCGGCGGCGTCGTCGCCCACCGGCACCGGCGCCTCCGGCGGGCAGGAGGCGGCCAGGCGCCCCAGCCCGCCCCCGGGCACCACCTCGGCACCGGCGAACCGCCCGGCCAGGTCGTCGTCGCACACCACCACCCGCGGGCCGGCGTCGGCGGCCAGGAAGCCGTGGTCGGCGGGGGTCAGGCGGGGGTTGGCGAGGACGGCCACGGCGCCGAGGCGAACGGCGCCCAGGAACGTCCACGCCAGCTCGATGCCGTCGGAGAGGACGAGCAGCACCCGGTCGCCCCGGCCGACCCCGAGCCGGGCGAGGACGCCGGCGGCGCGGGCGGCACCGTCGTGCACGTCGGCATGGGTGAACGAGCGGTCGCCGACCACGAAGGCCACGTCCTGCGCCCACCCGCCCTCGACCGCCCGGCGCTCGAGGACGGCGGCGAGGTTGTCGGCGCCGGTGGCGCCGGTGGCGCCCGTGGCGCCCGTGGAGCCCGTGGCGCCCGTGGCGCCGGTCACGGGCGGCCGGCGCCGACCACGAGCCGCTTCCCGGCGGGGCCGACGGGCCACCACCCGGCGGAGACGAGCCGGGCCCAGGCTGCGAAGGGATCCGGCTGGGCCCCGGCCACCGCCGCGGCCACGGCGCCCGCCACCAGCCACAGCTGGGCGCCCGACGCCACGTGCGCGTCGACGTCGTCGTCACCCGCCGGGTCGAGCCGCTCGGTGGCGACCAGGACGGCGATGTGCAGGGCCGCTTCCAGGACCGCCTCCCGCCCCGCCGCCACCGCGTCCCGGCGCAGGGCCGCCCGCACGGCGTCGGCGCGATCGAGCCACCCGGCGTCCACCCGCCCGGCCTCGTCCGAGGCTTCCGCCATGTCCACCACGGCGACGGGCAGGTCCACCACCCCCGCCGGCGTCCGCCGGGCCAGCGCCGCCACGTCGACGTCGTCCGCAGCGGATCGCTTCCCGGCGAGCTCGTCGACCAGGCGCTCGACGCGCTCGCCGCCGGCGCCGAGGGCCCGGGCGAGGCTGAGGCGGGTGCCGTCGACGCCGACGACGGCCACGGGCCAGGCCGCCACCGGTGCGCCGGCGAGGGCGTCGAGGGGCGTCGGGTGGCCCGGCCACCGGGGCGGGCGGCCGGTGGCGGGATCGCGGCCGGCGGGGTCCACGGCGTGCCAGCTCAGCCGTTCCAGCGCACGTCCACCTCGGGGAAGCGCAGGCCCAGGTCGTCCTCCACGAACTGCCGGGCCCGCCGGGCCCACTCGGCCCGGGCCTCGTCGTTGGTGCGCTGCTTCACCCCCCAGCGCCGGAACGCCACGTTGT encodes:
- the cysC gene encoding adenylyl-sulfate kinase: MTPPPAAGLTVWLTGLPSSGKTTLAHGIGERLRAAGRRVEVLDGDVVRARLAPELGFSRRDRAENVRRVGYVAHLLSRNGVTVVCALVSPYRDERHEVRALHDGRFLEVHVAAPLDVCAQRDVKGLYARQRSGELRGLTGVDDPYEAPEAPEVVVPTHRQTVEQSLDAIWEAIVSRSP
- a CDS encoding sulfotransferase, translated to MIVPAAGGPALSVASLVDEARARSGYQGDVPFTSTLELLVSSCARSARLSATGAQVLRRAALRHLRNLCDVLAHVDAFPDTPARPLPSPVVVTGLPRTGTTLLHNLLALDPARRPLWFWEALNPVPPGPSTPTVDERIARAEAWLEAFYRMAPEFRAIHPASATGPEECDALLQNTFASQHFDDMFDAGEYSTWLGRAPLAREYDFYALQLRALSASSPPGATWALKSPGHLGHLDALLGALPEATVVVCHRDPRQAVASYASLIATVRRPYTEELSLPVVGRQALARAGEAMERALAVRDGAAGRFVDVPYRRLADDPLGAVAAVYRDLGQPLTDEAVARMRGWVAENPRHRHGAHRYDLARFGLTEGTVMEAFAPYLERFGDLVDG
- a CDS encoding AMP-binding protein, with the protein product MTGATGATGSTGATGATGATGADNLAAVLERRAVEGGWAQDVAFVVGDRSFTHADVHDGAARAAGVLARLGVGRGDRVLLVLSDGIELAWTFLGAVRLGAVAVLANPRLTPADHGFLAADAGPRVVVCDDDLAGRFAGAEVVPGGGLGRLAASCPPEAPVPVGDDAAAYAQYTSGTTGTPRAAVHAHGHPAVYFDAFARPALAIDRGDVVLSVSKLYFAYGLGNALFFPLFAGCRAVLVPGQPRPDLVADLVEAHRVSLLFAVPTFYAHLVATGRSGAVGSLRAAVSAGERLAPTLAERARDLLGCPVLDGLGSTEVGQTFASNTLTSSRPGTVGRALPPYRVSVRDDGGEPLPAGRVGSLWVAGPTLLLEYLGRPDATRSVRRGEWLVTGDRAEMSDDGFVRLHGRSDDLEMVGGISVSPVEIEAVLGGHPAVTEVAVAAVARPDGSSRLTAFVVRRDDAPAGDVSAELLARARSTLAPFKVPRGVRFVDALPRTPTGKLRRFVLRQGEWPPGAGAAAQPSTRSPKRSR